The DNA window ACTGGCAGTCAGGAGGTCGCGAGTTCGATCCTCGCAAGCTCCACCAAGAATACAAGACAATAAGTTACAAAGAATTTTACCTCCTGATTTCAGGGGGTATTTTTATAGCCGTCATATGCCCGTCATATGTGAAAACAAAAATAATCCATTTTAAAGAGAATTATATACCTGACTAACCCATCACGTATGGTTCTATGTTAGTCGGAATATAATCGCAATTAGTATTGATATATTTTATTCTGACCACAAGAAGGACATATTTGGGGAAAAGAAGTAGAAAATGAAGAAATGTGAATTGTTTCAACAAACCATTCGGTATGACCGCAACCAAGGCATTTTACGGGATGATATTTATTAACAGAATCATTTTCCCATTCTATAGGTTTGTAGATATTACTTGAAGGTATAAAATCAGGCATTTGAGAAGATGATAGTTGTGCAGACCTAATCTTGCGACTTAGTGGTTCATTTCATAAATAGTATTACGTAATATTCTTGATTTTCTCATTAGAAGATGGTATAATATCCTGCATAAAAAGGGAGGATATTATGCCAAGAATAAGTCCATTTAAGATTGTTCTGACGGATGAAGAACAACAATCTCTGAGCTCTATGACCAGAAAATATACGGCACCTTATCGAGATGTGATCAGGGCGCAAGTAATTCTTCTGGCTGCAGAGGGTTTGGAGAATAATGAAATTGGTAAAAAGCTTAATCTTCCCAGGAAAACGGTAAGCAAGTGGCGCAAGCGCTTTTTCAATGAACGAGAACGGGGGCTTGTGGAAAGACCACGAATGGGAAGACCATTTGCTTTTTCCCCCTGTGGAGATAGCCCAAATAAAGGCACTTGCTTGCCAGCTTCCCGTAG is part of the Candidatus Latescibacter sp. genome and encodes:
- a CDS encoding helix-turn-helix domain-containing protein codes for the protein MPRISPFKIVLTDEEQQSLSSMTRKYTAPYRDVIRAQVILLAAEGLENNEIGKKLNLPRKTVSKWRKRFFNERERGLVERPRMGRPFAFSPCGDSPNKGTCLPASRRAGHSVKPV